GTGGGAGAATTTCTCTGGGATATACCCAGAAGGAGAGTGGCTGGGTCCTGAGGTAGAGGTAAAGTCAATTTAACCAAAACTGCCAGAATCCTCTCTAGAATGGCTGTGTGGTCTACATGTGCTCCAGAAAGAAATGAGCATACCTGTCTCCCCATGTTCCCCAGCACTGCCGAGTACTGAGCTGTATCAGTCAACTAGGGCTGTCCTCATAAGACACCACAGACTGGGAATTAAACAACACATAttcattttctcatagttctggaggctggaagtccaggatcaagatGGAAatagggttggtttctggtgaggcctgtCTTGCTGGCTTGCAGATGGACACCTTCTCGATGTCTCCATATAGCCTTTTCTCTGTGCATGCAGAGAAAGAGatctcttctatttcttcttatgaggacaccaatCCCATCAGTTTAGGGCCACACCCTAATGACCTCGTTTAACCTTAATTAGCTCTTTAAACGCCCTATCTCCAAAGACAATCACACTGGGGGAGGAGAGGACACAATTTGATCTATGAcactatttttatacttttttttttttttttggccagtttGATGTGTAGTTGAGTGATAGCTACTTGTTTTAGCTTGACTTTATCTGGTGAGTGGGAAGTTTGAGCATCTTATACTTTTGTTAAccaatttgactttttttcttggagacacagtctcactctgtcacccaggctgcagtgcagtggcatgatttggcTAACTgaaacgtccacctcccaggttcaagcaattctcctgcctcagcctcctgagtagctgagattacaggtgcatgccaccatgcccggctaatttttgtatatttagtggcgatggggtttcatcatgttggccaggtggtctcgaacccctaacctcaagtgatctacccacctcggcctcccaaattgctggcattacaagtgtaagccactgtgcccggccccattttGACTTCTTTGAATTCCCTGTTCTTaccttttatccatttttaaatttgcttttctgggtttttttaatCCTCTTTGATTTGAAGAGACATTACTTAATTCTcaacattagccctttgtcagattcaTGCATTGTGAATATTTCTCCCAAACTGTCATCTGTTAACTTTGTAGGTCCTTCAATGAAcaggaatattttcaaattcatcaatattttgttttatagtttgtGTTTGGAGAGTCTTAAGACCTTGCTCCTACCTCAGACATattctactttgtttttttctaatagctttatagttttacctttcacatttaAGATTTTAATCCATCTCTGGAGGCTATCTTTATGCATGCCTGTGTATGTAAGGCAGAGATTCAGCTTCGCTTCTCTCCAtatgactcagtttccccaactcATCTACTAAATGATCAAATTCCCAAAAATGAGGATTCACTGCTGAACTCCCTATGCTGTATCTGTACATCTGTTTTACACCAATAACATAATATTGTGAATACAACGTCTTTGTAAAATGCTGCTTTATCTGACAGACCTATATTCTTCCAAATTAATTTTAGAGTGTGTCaagttcctttaaaaaattcatctggccgagcatggtggctcccTAACACTttaagaagctgaggtgggagattgctcgagcctaggaattcaagaccagcctgggcaacatatcaagatcctgtctctacaaaaataaaattagaaaattagccaggcatggtggcatacacctgtagtcccagctacttgggaggctgaggtgggaggatcacttgtgcccaggtgtttgagactgcaatgagttataattgtgccactgcactccagcctgggcaacaaagaccctgtctcctaaaaaaaaaaaaaaaaaagaaaatcaggctgggcgcagtggctcacgcctgtaatcccagcactttgggaggctaaagcgggcgtatcacgaggtcaggagttcaagaccagcctggccaacacggtgaaatcccgtctctactaaaaatacaaaaaattagccgggcgtggtggccagggcctgtagtcccagctactccggaggccgaggtaggagaatgacgtgaacccaggaggcggagcttgcagtgagtgaagatcatgccactgcactccagcctgggggacagagcaagactccgtctaaaaaaaaaaaaaaaaaaaagtctggaaatTTGATTGGAGTTAAAATGAATTTGTTAATTTAAAGAGAGTTGATATTTTAGACTTCCCAATCATAAACTTAgtgtatctttccatttattcagatTTTACTATATATCccataagaaaattttaaagtccTGTCAATGTATTGAGCATGATTTATTAACGTGATTCCTAGAGAATTTATAGTTTGCCATAGTAAATGCTACCTAATCTTCTATTATATTTTCTAGTTGGAATTGCAGGTACAGATGGAAGGAAAGCTGTTGACTTCTTCTGATATTCAAAAGCCTTGCTGACCtcttataattttattgttttatttattctgtagGTTTTTCTATTTAGAGGATTATATCGTCCGTAAGTAGTAATAGCTTTATCTTTTCTCTTCTAAGCCTTACACTTCCTGTGCCTTTTTCTTATCTTGCATTGTAGCCAGAGCCTTCTacaggaatggaaatgaatccaGAATTCCCCTCCAAGTATATTTTCTGTAGGTTTTTGGAATATAGTGTTTATCACATTAAGCCTGTTCCTTATGCCCCTAGCTTTATGAATTTTTCTTACTCATAAGTCAGTATTGACCTTTAACAAATGTTCCTCTGCATCTAAAAGTTAATCACTTTTTTCCTCCAACCTACTAAATGATAAATTGTATTAATAGATTTTTCTGCTATTGAACCTTCCTAACACTTCTAAAATGAACGTTTCTATGATGtactattagattttttttttttcgatggagtcttgctctgtcacccaggctggagtacagtggtgggatctcagctcactgaaacctccacctcccagcctgggttcaaatgattctcctgcctcagcctcccgagtagctgggattacagatgcccccACTACCACGCCCTACTGATttatgtacttttagtagagacagggtttcaccatgttggccaggctggtctcaaactccagacctcaggtgatctgcccaccttggcctcccaaaatgttgggattacaggcgtgagccactgcgtctggccaagATTTCATTAGCTAATAATTTGTTTAGGATCTTAGCAAACTTTTCATACATAAAACTGATACgtaactttcttttcttggtaCTGTCCTTGAGGCTAGGAAAGTTATACTAACCTCAGAGAATGAATTTAacatctttctgtttttctattttctttcacagttatttctttataaaagttTGATAAAACTCTGCGTAAAATCTTCTAGGTTAGAAACTCTTGGAGAATGAGATCTTCAatcaccatttttatttgttaagaaatttcttaatttctttggttatgaatgttttctattttttctcatcaAAACTTGGCATTTTGTGGTTTGTCATAAATGTATCCTTTTCATTTAGGTTATTGAATATATTGGTGTATAATTCTGAACCCAGGTAACCTCATTTATACAATAAGTGTGGTTAGAATGTTAGTTCATGAAGCTGCTTTTCAAACTTAAATGCTGGAAAGTATGTGAAAAGTGCTTTGACtgtgcatatgtttattgctatGACAAGTAGCAGCTTCTTTGCAGTAGCCCAGAGTTCTCAGCGTAGGGCCTGATCTCAGGTAGGGTCAAGGCAGTGAAATTATATTATCAGTTAGAGTACTTAGCTGCAGGCAACAGAAAACCCAACTCAACCTGGCttacacaataaaaaaagttgTCATTTTACATAACTGAAAGTCAGAGGTAGGACAAGCTCCAGGTTTGGTTCAGTCATGAGTTCAAAGCTTACCTCCAGACTAGATTTTGTCTATTTCTCAGCTCTGCTATCATCATGGTTTTATCCTCATGCTGGTTCCCAGTGTGGTAGGAAAATTGTGACGCATGGCCATTGGCGCTATAGGCTGTCTTGCTTCTTTCCgataggagaaagagaaaggaattttcCCCTCTTGTTTGGTCTGATAGAGCCAACTGGGTCATGTGCCAACTTTGAACCCCAAAAGAGTCAGTGAGGGTGAGGCATACCTGATGGTTCAGATAATCAACAGCCTCATGTAGACCAGGAATTTAAGGGAGTACTTGAATCAAATCAGGGTTCAGATGAGGAGgatagaatgaataaatggataaatggatggatagatggacagatggatggatggatggatggatggatggatggatggttggttggatggatgaatggatggacggatgagtggatggatggatgaatggatggatggatgggtagatgaataTTAGACTGGCAACCACTGGTGTCTGCTGCTCACAAATTCCCAAGCACCACTATAATCATGAACCAAGAACTACTAAGAGTTCTGGGCATACCTATAGGTTCACTCTATCCTTGAAACTATTTGTTTAATATATATCTCTCCTAGTAAACATAAAACTGGTTTGTACTCTCAGTGCCCAGCTTGGGGCCTGACAcccagtagatgctcaataaatatttgttggatgaatgaatgaatggtcttAATATTCCTCACAAGAATCCTGTGAGGTACTGCCCCTGTTATACAGATGAAGAAGCCAAGACCCAGGGAGATGATAGAGCCAGGACTTGAATCAAGATCTGCTACTTCAGACACATTCTTGTTTGTAAGCCACAGAAACAAACGTTGCTGAAACAAACAACTCCAAGGTGCTGTCTTGGAGGAGGGAGATGGGGCATGACAAAGGTTTCTGCTGCTCTGCAGTAACCCAGAGTTCTCAGTGTGGGACCTGATCTCAGGACAGGTCAAACCAGTGAAATAATGTGCCCTGTGGTACACTCTGAGGTTCATCAGAGCTAGGTCCTCACCCCAGGCAGGAGGGTCTAGAGACAAAATAGGCAGGACTTAAGCATCTCCAtagctttaaaaatttcttcctttGGGAGATTTATTCTTTTCTGGTGGAAGCTCCACTGGGTCCTGCAATTTATTCTAGACATAGTGTGGAGCAATTTACATCTATTCTCTCTGCACCTAcccatttaattttctcttcaacCAGCATTGACTCTGGTCTACATTCCATATGTTAGCTCCATGCTCCAGACTGAAATACAGTGTTGGGTGAACTTTCAACCAGAATACCCCCCTTTGAGCAGCTGTTGCCTGCCAGACCCTCTGCAggtgtttttctttgtttctcacaTCAATCTTGCAAAGCATAATTTCATAGATGAAGAAGGTAGATCTCCATGGGGAGGTGGTGACATGCACCACTCACTAAGCAATCAGAGCTTGCACCAGCCTGCAACCCAGGTCTCCGAATCCCAAGCCCCCCACCTTTTCCATGACACTGTGCAAAATCGGTGGTCCTTGTGCATTTCCAGTTATTGCTCAGGGTCTCATAAAGCACAACGCAGAAAGCCGAATCCAGAACATCCACTTTGGGGACAGACTGAATGCCTCAGCACAAGTGGCCCCAGGGATGGTGGGCTGGCTAATCAGCAGCAGGAAACACCAGCAGCAGCAAGAGAGCAGGTGAGACCCTGAGTTCCATCCGTGGCCCTGGAACTCTTTATAGAGCTCTAGATCGAAGGGTAGAGTtgatggggggctggggaggTGCAAGGCCTGTGAAGAGGGAAGGTAGGAAGATTGAAAGAAGAGAAGGTGGAAGGCCCACACAAGGAAGAGTGGGGGCCCAGCTGCACAAATCAAAACGGTGTGGCACTGTTAGGGCCACTCTGGGGCAGCTTGCAGTCCAGGGCTCCCGCACCTGACTCTTGCCCTCAGAGCATCTGTAAAAGAATCACACTCCAAATCCCATTGCCAGGCCCTCTTTATAGTTGGGACAGCCTTGTTAGCAGGAAACCTTACCTGTTCTGAGGTCTCTCACCCTTGCGGGGCCTCTGCTCTTTCCTTGTGCAGCATCAACATCACCAACATTCAGCTGGACTATGGCGGGATCCAGATGTCATTCCATAAGGAGTGGTTCTCGGCAAACATCTCACTTGAATTTGACCTTGAATTGAGACCGTGAGTCATACAGAAGCAGCATCTGAGAGTTGCTGGCCCTCCTCGCAGGGAATCTGGGAAATTCAGATCTTTCTGATCCCAACCtaaattcaaatcctggcttccaaagccacttgctgtgtgaccttgggcaagtcacttcacctctctgagccttggtttcgtCACCTGAAATATGGATGACAATCATTAGTCAGTGGAAGGAAGTCATTTGCTCATTCAAACCTATGAGAGATCACAACAACTGGGCTTGattaaagagagaaagggagaactGCTGTAATCATCTCATCACCCCTGCTCACCATCCTCCTGTTCAAACTATCCTTTGACATCCACTGCCCCCAAGAAAGGGAGGATGCAGCTAAATGGGAAAGATTTTTGACACAGAGATTAATTCTCAACATTTGAATTTCCAAAGGCCTATTTAAGGGGTTTTCAAAGTCACTCTGGCTAcagctgttttctctttaatCACTGACTTCAGGATTTAACTGGGCCTAGTTTGTTGAAAGGACTCAGAGTGCCAGGGGAAGCCCTGACGGTAGATAGTGCCCATCTTTGCCAATATGGAGATTTCtactctttctctacctcctccccttgcacttcctcctcttcctctctcatcTGCAGGTCCTTCGATAACAACATCATAAAGATGTGTGCACACATGAGCATCGTTGTGGAGTTCTGGCTGGAGAAAGATGAGTTTGGCAGGAGGGATCTGGTGATAGGCAAATGCGATGCAGAGCCCAGCAGTGTCCACGTGGCCGTCCTCACAGAGTAAGACCTCAGCTGCCCCTCCCCAGAGCTGGGCCTCCTCCCTGATGAGCCCCAGCTGCAGCGTCACTTCCTGACCATCTCCTAAATTAGTCCAAAGCAGATTTCATCCTTCCCCCAGAATCTGCTCCTCCTCCCATGTTCCCATCCGTGATGACCCTACCACCCTCCCAGAAGCCAGACTCTTCTCCCTCCTCACTCCTCAGGCCCTTCATCACCAGTTCCCATCAATGACTTGCTAGTAGCCCTCAGCTTCTCTTATCTCCATCTCCTACTCCACTACCTGGAGCACTACAGGAACCTCCTCCTGGCTTTCCCTGGCCCGGATCTCCCctcctacactccattccccatccTGCAGCAGAAATAACTTTCTAACACAGAAATCTGGCAATGCCCAACACCCTGCTCCAAAGCCTCCAGTGGTTCCCAGTGCCCTCTGGATAAAGAGCAACTCCCAAATTTCACTCAAGGCCCTGCTTGTCCTCTCCCCTGCAATCTTTTGTGCCCTTTGTCCTCCACCAGACACCGTACATTTTCACACCActgtgcctttgcacatgctgatcTTCTTGCCTGGAATGTCCGTCCCATCTTCTCTGAAGCTCCTCCTTAtccctcattcattcatatatttccAAAAAACCTACTGTATGCCAGCACCACACCTGATGCTAgggatacagtggtgaacaagacaCAAAATACAGCTTTAATAAAGCTCCATAGACTGGCTGACCAAGTCTTTCAATTTCAACTGACTGTAAGTCCCTTGAAGGCAAGACTTGTGCCTGATTTATCTCTGTAATTCCGGAATGCTGAAAGCAATGAAGACCTCAGTGGAtgtctgttcatttattcatcagatattcattgagcacctagaTTGTACCAGACTTTCATGGGAGGACAGTGTAAGGGAAAAACTCTGGAATCTGGTGCTCTGTTGCCATGTTTCTAATATAACCagcatttattagctgtgtgaccttgggcaaagtcTGAGCTACCCCTTTGACGATCGCTGACAATGATACTTCCGGCATGGGGCTGAGTGAGGATTAAAAGACTGTGGAAGGTGTACTCAACACATACCTCCTGGCTTTAATATTGCCTGGattgctctgttctgttctgtacCTCTACCTTTCTTTCTAGGGCTATCCCACCAAAGATGAATCAGTTTCTCTACAACCTCAAAGAGGACCTGCAAAAAGTTCTCCCACACCTGGTAGAAAGTCAGGTAAGCTTAGAAAAAACTTTGCATCTTGAGCATCCTTGAGTCTGAGGGTTAAGGCATATCCACTGGCAATTTAGCAAAGGATTTCAAACATTGGGTTTTAGAGCTTGAAAAGTCtcaatttaaaatttcagtttggcCATGAGTTTTGCCAGCCTATCCTTGAGCAAGAGACTttgcctccctgagcctcagtgttcCTACCTGTAGCATGGGAACCACCATAGTCCCTATCTTATATGATGAGGATTTGTGGAGACAAAGCGTGGAAGTGTTGTGCATGACACTGAGCAGGTAGTTGGCGCCCACGGCAAGGGAGCTGCCCTGGCCACGATTCCTACTGGAAAAATCCCATGGAGTTGAAGTTTCCTGCTATAGGCACTTcagttttccttttccagcccctGGCCTGATCCTTCTCTCTGTGCTGATGGTCCAGGTATGTCCTCTGATCGGTGAAATCCTCGGACAGCTGGATGTGAAACTGTTGAAAAGCCTCATAGGTGAGTGTCTGGTCCATCCAGTGAGGACTCCTTAGGACTGGCAAGTGGCTGAAAGAGGTACCCCCAGCCCTGGAGCCCCCAGGGAGGCCTGCTAAGGGGCGTCTGCATGTGCTGTGAGAACACTTTAGAGGTGACCATATTATGATGACCACACTATCCCCCAAGAGAGCTGGGACAGCAGAACGTGCCCCTACCAAGCAGGCTGTGCCCTGCCAAGTCACTGAAGTCATCAGGTTACCAGAGATTCTAGCTGCTTCCAAGATCTCCACCCAATCCAGTAGGGAGCACTGGCCCCACCCCAAACCTGAGACCATCTCTACTCCAGTTACCGATAAACAGTTACAGTTCCCATATAGAGCTCATAGACTAGTGAAGTGAAGACACCAAGAAGCAAATAATTCAGCATCATTTGGGGAGGGTTTTCACGTGAACGCTCCCAGCACCTGCCTTTGGTCACCATGGATGGATGAGGGTTTCCCTTCGGTGTGGGAGTTGGGAGGTGGGCACGCTGGTGACAGATGCTACCTCTTCTCCTTACAGAACAGGAGGCTGCTCATGAACCAACCCACAATGAATCCAGCCAACCCTCTGCATGCCAGGCTGGAGAGTCCCCCAGCTGACTACTGCTGATCAGAAGGAAAGTCCACATCTTGGGACCTTAAGTCTCCCTTAGAGTGGGGCTTCTGCTACCCTAAGAACTTTACCCCAGGCCTTGTGGACACCCCATCCTCTCCTACAATAAACTCTAGCTCTGAAGGGTGCACAGGTCCCTCCCACCTGGGCCCCGGGGTTTAGGTCTAGAAGTCAGACCTGATGAAGTATCCTCCTGAGAACAAATATCCCTATGGTTGCTCATTAGCCCAGAAATACcaggacaaaaaaaaatgcagggagGGTCCTGTTGAGATTTctcattctctcattctttcattccatatttactgagcacctaataTGTGTCAAGAATACTGCTGGGCTCCAAGGGGGTGTAGAGAAAGGGCGAGAGAGTGGAAAAGTGAAACCATGGGCACTAAACACATCTGAGCTCACCTTCAATTCAGCCCAACTGGCAGTTCCATGAGGGTGTAGGTGCCATGCACCATGGTGACCCATGAATCCCAGCCCCAGCATACAGCTGGCACAGAGTgcatgctcagtaaatatttgtggctCAATGAGTGGATGGATTCTAGTCTTAGGATCCACTAGCTGCATTTGGGACAAAGCTTGTTACCTTTCGGTCTTcatcatttgcaaaatgggaataGAAATCTTGCAAGATGTGGCGCAACAGAAGCCATCCCATGCTGCTGGTGGGAAATAAATTCTACCACCACTTTGTAAAGCATCTCCTAAAGTTAAACACAGGCTTGCTTTacaactcagcaattccactacctAGTGTATTCTCAACAAAAACACATGCACGTGTGGAGCAAAAGGCAAGGAAGTTCATAGCAGCAATGTCCATCATAACCCCAAACTCAACATCCCCCCATGCCCatcaaaagaatgaataaatagaatGGGCAGAGCACCCACTGGAATCTCTATAGTGATGGAAATGACCTACAATTGCACACAGCACGTGGATGAATCTCATAAACAGAATGTTACATGACAGAAGCCATACGCAAAAGGGCATGTGTTGCATCTCCCATTTATGTGagtccaaaaacagaaaaactaatcCGTGCCGCCAGAGATAAGATAGTGGTTACCTTGGGGCAAGGGTTAGGTGCTAGGAGGGCATTGAAGGGGGCTTCTGGAGAGCTCATAGCAGTCTGTTTCCTGATCTAGGTGCTGGGTATGGGAAGGGACGTTTGGTTTCTGAAAACTCATTGAGGTATTTACATATACGCATTTTTCTTATGTGTAATGTACTTTAACAATTTTGACAATAAAAATACTGGTCGgttgtgatggctcacacctgtaatcccaacattttgggaggctgaggatggaggattgcttgaggc
This window of the Pongo abelii isolate AG06213 chromosome 21, NHGRI_mPonAbe1-v2.0_pri, whole genome shotgun sequence genome carries:
- the BPIFA3 gene encoding BPI fold-containing family A member 3 isoform X1, whose product is MMCPLWRLLILLGLLALPLAPHKQPWPGLAKAHRDNKSTLARIIAQGLIKHNAESRIQNIHFGDRLNASAQVAPGMVGWLISSRKHQQQQESSINITNIQLDYGGIQMSFHKEWFSANISLEFDLELRPSFDNNIIKMCAHMSIVVEFWLEKDEFGRRDLVIGKCDAEPSSVHVAVLTEAIPPKMNQFLYNLKEDLQKVLPHLVESQVCPLIGEILGQLDVKLLKSLIEQEAAHEPTHNESSQPSACQAGESPS
- the BPIFA3 gene encoding BPI fold-containing family A member 3 isoform X2; translation: MMCPLWRLLILLGLLALPLAPHKQPWPGLAKAHRDNKSTLARIIAQGLIKHNAESRIQNIHFGDRLNASAQVAPGMVGWLISSRKHQQQQESSINITNIQLDYGGIQMSFHKEWFSANISLEFDLELRPSFDNNIIKMCAHMSIVVEFWLEKDEFGRRDLVIGKCDAEPSSVHVAVLTEAIPPKMNQFLYNLKEDLQKVLPHLVESQPLA